In a single window of the Chionomys nivalis chromosome 11, mChiNiv1.1, whole genome shotgun sequence genome:
- the Thap3 gene encoding THAP domain-containing protein 3 isoform X3, producing the protein MPKSCAARQCCNRYSSRRKQLTFHRFPFSRPELLKEWVLNIGRVNFKPKQHTVICSEHFRPECFSAFGNRKNLKHNAVPTVFAFQNPAQVCPEVGAGGDGTQEEFQPPDTEGTVKQVRPWVQAGLRNAPEDPADDRTRASPKTTVGISQGEVGEMGLELDQKGRGHCDPSSEAFLLGTQGHTWTALTTDLCPQVLPERTEAMEASGLPADPMGLERPFPGQPSDHSYALLDLDTLKKKLFLTLKENKRLRKRLRAQRLLLRRTCSRLRAYREGQRGPRARRPAQQN; encoded by the exons GTTCCCATTCAGCCGCCCGGAGCTCCTGAAGGAGTGGGTGCTCAACATCGGCCGGGTCAACTTCAAGCCCAAGCAACACACGGTCATCTGTTCTGAGCACTTCAGACCTGAGTGCTTCAGCGCCTTTGGGAACCGCAAGAACCTCAAACACAATGCCGTGCCCACCGTGTTTGCTTTTCAGAACCCCGCACAG GTCTGTCCTGAGGTGGGGGCTGGTGGGGACGGCACACAGGAAGAGTTTCAGCCTCCAGACACTGAAGGCACTGTGAAACAGGTAAGACCCTGGGTACAAGCTGGTCTCAGAAATGCCCCAGAGGACCCGGCAGATGACAGGACCAGAGCCTCTCCTAAGACCACCGTTGGGATTTCACAAGGGGAAGTGGGGGAAATGGGGCTGGAGCTAGACCAGAAGGGTAGGGGGCATTGTGACCCCAGCTCAGAAGCCTTCCTGCTGGGGACACAGGGCCACACCTGGACAGCTCTTACTACTGACCTCTGTCCTCAGGTCTTACCAGAGAGAACAGAAGCAATGGAGGCTTCTGGCCTGCCAGCCGACCCCATGGGGTTAGAACGGCCCTTCCCGGGACAGCCATCCGATCACAGCTATGCCCTTTTGGACTTGGATACCCTGAAAAAAAAACTCTTCCTCACGCTGAAGGAAAACAAGAGGCTCCGGAAACGACTGAGGGCCCAGAGGCTGCTGCTTCGGAGAACATGTAGCCGCCTGCGAGCCTACAGAGAGGGACAGCGGGGACCACGGGCCAGACGGCCAGCACAGCAGAACTGA